The genomic interval TGAAAATCGAAGAATACGAAAAAATTGCGCCTAGCATTAAACCGTTAATGGTTTCAGACGCTAGTAAAGCATTTTTATTAGAATATGAAAAAGTTTTGCATAAAAGTGTGGGACAAAAAGGTTTAGATTTTACATATAAAGATATCAACGACAAACCAGTTTCTTTCTCAGATTTTAAAGGTAAATTTGTCTATATCGATTTATGGGCAACTTGGTGCGGACCTTGTAAAGCAGAGATTCCTCACATGAAAAAAATCGAGGAAGATTATCACGGAAAAAATATCGTTTTTGTAAGCCTTTCATTAGACAAAGCAAAAGATGCGCAAAAATGGAAGGATTACGTTACGAAAGAACAATTAAAAGGAATTCAGTTAATGGCAGACAAAGATTTTGGCTCTGATGTGGCTAAAAATTACGATGTAAATGCGATTCCGAGATTTTTATTGTTCGATACAAAAGGAAATATTATCAATGCCGATGCGCTTCGTCCTTCTAATCCAGAATTGAGAGCACAATTGGATAAATTATTGAAAAGTTAGGTAGAAAATAAAAATATTTAACACATAGACACATAGATTTGATTATAAAAAAAGTATGTTTTAAAAATCAAGATTTTTTCACATAGCTATGTTTGTTTAAATGAGTGAAACGTCTTTTATGTATTAAAAAAAGCTATGTTTCTATGTGTTTAAAAGTTACTTTAATAAAAAAAAAAGAAAAAATATGTTTTGTAATAAAAAATCAATACTTGTTTTTTTATTTATAATTGCGAGTTTATTCTCTGTTCAAGCGCAGAATTACAAAGCAACTGATCCAATTGCGGTTAATCAAAAGATAAAAAAAGGAGTTTTGCCAAACGGAATGACGTATTATATTTATCCGACTGAGGTAAATAAAAATACGGCGAGTTATTATATCATTCAAAACGTGGGTTCTATTTTAGAAAACGACCAGCAGAAAGGTTTGGCGCATTTTCTGGAGCACATGGCGTTTAACGGAACTAAACATTTTGAAGGAAAAGGAATCTTGAATACACTTCAAAAACAAGGAGCTGTTTTCGGGAAAAATATCAACGCTTACACAAGCACAGACGAAACGGTTTACAACTTAGACAATATTCCGTCAAAAGATGGTGGAGTTGTAGATACATGCTTGCTGGTTTTGCACGATTGGTCCAATTTTTTATCGCTAACGAATGAAGAAATCGATGCAGAACGCGGTGTAATTACCGAAGAATGGCGTACGAGACAAAATGCAAGAGCGAGAATTTACAATCAGTTGGCGCCTTATTATTACAATAATTCGCTTTACGCAGAACGCATGCCTATTGGCGATATGGATATTGTAAAAAACTTCAAATATCAGGTTTTAAAAGATTTTTATAAAGATTGGTATCGTCCAGATTTGCAGGCAATCGCGATTGTTGGAGATATTAATTCAGATGAAATTGAAGCCAAAATCAAAAAACTTTTTGCTGATATTCCAACACCAATAAATCCGAAAAAGCGTTTTGAAATTGCAATTCCAGATCGAGTAGAACCTACGTTCAAATTGGCTTTAGACAAAGAAATTTCGGCTTCGAATATCAGTTTTATGATTCGTCATGAAACTGAAAAATCAACAAATACTTATGCCGAACTAGAAAAAACAACCCAGCAAAGATTGGCTTTTTCTATTTTGAATAATCGTTTGTCTGAAATGGCGCAGAAACAAGAATGCCCGTTTAAAGGCGCACAAATTGGATATCAAAACTATTCTCGATTAAATGATATTTGGATAATGAGTATTTCTCCAAAACCAGGAAAACAAGCCGAAGCTTTTGCTTTGGTTATGAATGAATGGGTTAGAGCTTATAAATTTGGTTTTTCTAAAGGAGAAATCGAGAGAGCTGTTACAGAAACTATTTCGGGTTATGAAAATTATTTAGATAAGCTAAATGAGATTTCGCACAAACAAGTAATCGGAATGGTAAAAGACGATTATTTGAAACATGATGTAATTGCAGATCCTGTTGCAGAATTTGAAATGGAAAAAAGCATTTTAAAAAATATTGACAGTAAAATTCTTCAACAGCAAATTAGCAAATTATATACACAGAAAAATCGCGTAGTAACGGTAACAGGGGTTGAAGGCGAAGAAAATCTAACGCAAGAAAAAGCTTTTGATATTATTCAGAAAGCAGAAAACGATGCCTCATTAAAGCCTTACGAAGATACTTTTGAAGGAAAAACACTTTTAGGAAATCTGAAAATTAATCCAGGAAAAATTGTTTCAGAGAAAAAAGAAACAGCCATTGATGCAACTACTTTTGTCTTGAGTAACGGTGTAAAAGTGCATTACAAATTTGCAGATAAAAACAAAAAACAAGTCAATTTAGAAGCAGAAAGTCAGGGCGGAATCTCTTTGTATAAATTCGAAGATATGCCTTCTGCGTATCGTTCTACAAGTTTGGCAATGATGTCTGGAATTGGCGAACTCTCAAATGTTGATTTGGAAAAGGTTTTAAAAGGAAAAATTGCCAATTCTTATGTTACTATTAATTCTTTAAAAGAAGAAGTTAGCGGTTCTGCAAATGTAAAAGATATCGAAACCATGATGGAGTTGGTGCATTTGCGTTTTGTTCAACCTAGATTTGATGCGCAGATGTATGATCTTTTAAAACAAAGACTTCAAAATTCTTTAAAAAACAGAGAAAACGACATAAACGCTAAAATGCAGGATAGTTTGTCGAATATTGTTTACGGAAAAAACAATCCGAAAATTCGACCATTAGATCAAAAGTATATTGATGATTTGTCTTTTGAAAAAATGAAATCTATTTATTTAGACCGTTTTGCAGATGTTTCGAACTTTCAATTTTATATTGTTGGAGATGTTACTCCAGAAGTTCTGAAACCTTTATTAGAAAAATATATTGCGAGTATAAAAGGAATTAAAAGAAAAGAAAAATTCAAAATAGATGTTCCAGAATGGACTTCCAAGAAAATTGATCGTGATGTTTTTATAAAAATGGAAACACCTAAAAGTTCTGTAAATATCGCTTTTATGAAAGATTACACTTATTCTCAAAAGAATAGAATTTTGAATTCTTTTTTAGGTGATATTCTGACTTTGCGCTACACCGAAAGCCTTCGTGAAAAAGAAGGCGGTACTTATGGCGCACAAGTTAAAGGTTCATTAGTAAAAGATCCAATTGCAAAAGGAGGTATTCAAATTACTTTTGATTGTGATGCTGATAAAGTAGAACATTTATTGCCAATTGTATATCAGGAAATTGATAAAATCAAAAAAGGCGAAATTGCTCCGGAAGATATCGAAAAGACAAGAAAAAATTACTTGAAATCTAGAGAAGACAGCAAAAACTTTAACAGCTACAGTATGAGTTTGCTTTCTAATTATTTTGAAGAAGGTTACAATATAAATGATCCGAAAAATTTTCAAGACATTGTAAAAAACATTTCAGCCAAAGACATTCAGGATTTTGCTAACGCATTATTAACAAATGCCGATTCTATGGAAATTGTCTTCAAACCACTAAAATAATCTAACCCATTTTTATTAGAGTTTA from Flavobacterium sp. YJ01 carries:
- a CDS encoding M16 family metallopeptidase is translated as MFCNKKSILVFLFIIASLFSVQAQNYKATDPIAVNQKIKKGVLPNGMTYYIYPTEVNKNTASYYIIQNVGSILENDQQKGLAHFLEHMAFNGTKHFEGKGILNTLQKQGAVFGKNINAYTSTDETVYNLDNIPSKDGGVVDTCLLVLHDWSNFLSLTNEEIDAERGVITEEWRTRQNARARIYNQLAPYYYNNSLYAERMPIGDMDIVKNFKYQVLKDFYKDWYRPDLQAIAIVGDINSDEIEAKIKKLFADIPTPINPKKRFEIAIPDRVEPTFKLALDKEISASNISFMIRHETEKSTNTYAELEKTTQQRLAFSILNNRLSEMAQKQECPFKGAQIGYQNYSRLNDIWIMSISPKPGKQAEAFALVMNEWVRAYKFGFSKGEIERAVTETISGYENYLDKLNEISHKQVIGMVKDDYLKHDVIADPVAEFEMEKSILKNIDSKILQQQISKLYTQKNRVVTVTGVEGEENLTQEKAFDIIQKAENDASLKPYEDTFEGKTLLGNLKINPGKIVSEKKETAIDATTFVLSNGVKVHYKFADKNKKQVNLEAESQGGISLYKFEDMPSAYRSTSLAMMSGIGELSNVDLEKVLKGKIANSYVTINSLKEEVSGSANVKDIETMMELVHLRFVQPRFDAQMYDLLKQRLQNSLKNRENDINAKMQDSLSNIVYGKNNPKIRPLDQKYIDDLSFEKMKSIYLDRFADVSNFQFYIVGDVTPEVLKPLLEKYIASIKGIKRKEKFKIDVPEWTSKKIDRDVFIKMETPKSSVNIAFMKDYTYSQKNRILNSFLGDILTLRYTESLREKEGGTYGAQVKGSLVKDPIAKGGIQITFDCDADKVEHLLPIVYQEIDKIKKGEIAPEDIEKTRKNYLKSREDSKNFNSYSMSLLSNYFEEGYNINDPKNFQDIVKNISAKDIQDFANALLTNADSMEIVFKPLK